Below is a genomic region from Deltaproteobacteria bacterium.
AAGCGGCCGATGGTCTCGCCGGTGGAGTGCTTGTACGGGAACTCCATCACCAGCTGCTGGCGCATTGGGGCGATGGGTTCTGCGGTCGCCGGTGTGCTCATGGTGTGATCTCCGGGCACGACGTTCGATTGCACTGATCGCGGCGGTTACGGCCCAGGGGCGAAACGACTAACCAGGGCGAGCCGTTACCGTGCTGTCTCATGCGACCGCGGATGTAGCTCAACTAACGTTTGTTCGTCAAGAACGGGTGGAGCGGACTCGTTACCGCTTCGCCGCCGGCTTGCTGCTCGCCACCGGCGTGGCGGTCTTGGCACGCCAGCGCCCCAGGCGTTCTTTAATGTTGCGCTCCTCGCCGATGTCCGTTGGCTCGTAGTAGTGCCGCTGGCGGAGTTGATCGGGCAGATGCTGCTGTGCGACCACGTGCTCGTCGTAGTCATGAGCGTACTTGTAATCACGCCCGTACCCCAGCCCCTTCATCAGGGGCGTCGGCGCGTTGCGCAGGTGCAGCGGCACCGCCAGCGCCCCGTGCTCTTTGACATCCGCGGCGGCGGCCAGCATGGCCTTGTAAGCGGCGTTCGATTTCGGTGCGCACGCTAGGTAGGTGACCGCTTGCGCCAGCGGAATGCGTCCTTCCGGCAGGCCGACGAAGTGGAATGCATCTTTGGCGGCGACGGCGATCTGGAGGGCGCGCGGATCGGCATTGCCGACATCCTCGGCCGCGAAGATGATCATGCGGCGAGCGACAAACAGCGGATCCTCACCGGCCTCGAGCATGCGCATCAGCCAGTACACCGCCGCGTCGGGGTCGCTGCCGCGCAGACTCTTGATGAAAGCCGAGATGACGTTGTAGTGCTCCTCGCCGGCTTTGTCGTAAAGCAAGGCCCGGTGCTGGGCCGCCTCCTCGGCCTGTGGCAACGTGATCGTGGCCGTGCCGGCGCGCCCGGCAAGATCCGCGGCCGCCTCGATGATGTTGAGCGCCGAGCGCGCGTCGCCGTGCGCCTGAGCTGCAATGAAAGCGCGCGCCGCCGGCTCGATGGACAGGCGCCGTTGGCCCAGGCCGCGCTCGCTGTCGGACAGCGCCCGATCGATCAAAGCAGCAAGGTCCTGCTCCGAGAGCGCTTGCAGCACCAGCACCGAGCAGCGCGACAGCAGCGGCGCGATGACCTCGAACGACGGATTCTCGGTGGTGGCGCCGATGAGCACGATCGAGCCGTCTTCGACATGGGGCAGAAAGGCATCTTGCTGCGCCTTGTTGAAGCGGTGAATCTCATCGACGAACAGGATCGTGCGCTGGCCATGGTAGCGCAGGGCGTCGTGCGCCTCCTCAATCACTTGGCGAAGTTCTTTGACGCCGGAGAGCACGGCGGAGAAGTGGACGAAGTGGCACTGGGTCGAATGGGCAATCAACAGGGCCAGCGTCGTCTTGCCGCTGCCGGGCGGGCCCCAGAAGATCAACGAGTGCAGCCGCTGGCCGTCGATCATCTCGCGCAGCAGCCGCCCCGGTGCCACCAGGTGCTGCTGGCCGACCACCTCTTCGAGGCGGTATGGGCGCATCCGGTCGGCCAACGGCGCCTCGCGCTGGCGGGTACGCTCGGCCTCGGCGGCAAAGAGGTCCGGGCCGCCGCCGCGCATCGGGGAGCGTCTGGGCATGACTTCCCCATAGTTGGTCCAAGGTCCAAAGTCCAAAGGGGTGGAGCAATCCTTAATCCGGCGCTAAAATCTGGTGGAAGCTCCGATCGTCGTTGTGGCGCGCGGGTTCCATCCCGCGCCGCTCCCTACCCAGGCGGGGCCTGGAAGCCCCGCCCTACAAGGCCGCCCGCGCTTAG
It encodes:
- a CDS encoding replication-associated recombination protein A, encoding MRGGGPDLFAAEAERTRQREAPLADRMRPYRLEEVVGQQHLVAPGRLLREMIDGQRLHSLIFWGPPGSGKTTLALLIAHSTQCHFVHFSAVLSGVKELRQVIEEAHDALRYHGQRTILFVDEIHRFNKAQQDAFLPHVEDGSIVLIGATTENPSFEVIAPLLSRCSVLVLQALSEQDLAALIDRALSDSERGLGQRRLSIEPAARAFIAAQAHGDARSALNIIEAAADLAGRAGTATITLPQAEEAAQHRALLYDKAGEEHYNVISAFIKSLRGSDPDAAVYWLMRMLEAGEDPLFVARRMIIFAAEDVGNADPRALQIAVAAKDAFHFVGLPEGRIPLAQAVTYLACAPKSNAAYKAMLAAAADVKEHGALAVPLHLRNAPTPLMKGLGYGRDYKYAHDYDEHVVAQQHLPDQLRQRHYYEPTDIGEERNIKERLGRWRAKTATPVASSKPAAKR